The following is a genomic window from Epinephelus moara isolate mb chromosome 17, YSFRI_EMoa_1.0, whole genome shotgun sequence.
TAAATGGCTCACTGTTGTTCATACATACtctgtttcattattttttacactCTAACACTCGTAGACTGGGGCGCAACAGTAGCACATGACCGAGTGGCTTGCtcttaaataaatcaaatcatcCAGGCAATGGGAAACTTAACACAATAAATCTTTAATGATTAGATGACAGAGAGCAACATGTCACTACaaaactttttgtttctttaccaAAAACCTATtgtatgttttcaaaaatataaaagctgCTCTTGTGAAACAGTAAAGATGAATATGTCTTCAGAAAAAGTCCTCCTATTGCAACAAAGTTTGAAAAGAATATTAGGGGATGGGTAATGAACCAGATGACATGGTTTCCTTCATCACAGTTTCCTTTCTCTCCAGCAGACCTGCAGGAACACACCTTCAATCCTTAATGATGCATTGTGTTTACACTATTGGGTCTGCAAGtgaataaaatacagtataacAGTCCAAACCTAACGTATCTTAACCAAGCTTATAACATTTACTTTTTGGAATAGTTAAAAGGTGATGTTGAGCCTGCACTGTATTGATATTTGTTTCTAATTAGTGGAAACACCACTGAATATAAAGCAAACCAGTAAAACACCATCACTTACTATGACCTCTGTGCTAAAATCTACACATTGATTAAGACCGACAGTGTCAACAGTAGTTGATAGGAAGATGTTGTGTTAACCAGAAAAATGACAGTGTAGGTTGTTTGTTGAAACACCTGAAACAAGCTATGTTTATGTTTAACTGACAAAGTAGCAATAGCCATGCAAATTATAACTGTTGTTACAGTAACATGATGCTACTGTAGTGTCACAAAACCTCCTGTcatttttatggttttggaATACAGTGATAAATGTCACCCTGATGATGAGGGCACTGGATCAGGAAACACAACTGACCTGTCTCAGCCTGTAGGTAAGAGGTCCCTTGAGCAAACCAACATGATTTGAGGATTCTGCAAAGACTCAAACCTTGgacttcttttttaaacatcatTTACATAAAACTATAAAACTATTACATGCAGATGACACTTGAGTCCCCCGACAGCTTCTGTGGTGAAATGACTACATTAATAGATTTTCATAGATGTTTGTTGTTCTCAAGGATTGTAtacatcaattttttttaactcatttttatatttttatagttcATAGTTCATATTCAGTGCTTTTAATTGTATTGAATAAAGTACTTTGAATTTGCTTTGCCTTTCTTTGGTTAAAGGTGTCTGTTTGAAAGATGTTGGGGAGTTCTGCTGCATATATGAAAAAGTAGTAAAAAGTCTACAGTTGCcttaagtgatgtcacttgagtcagcacCAGTTGGGGCTGAAGTCTACCATCTTGAAAAAAATCTGGGCATGTGGAGTTTAGTTTAGTAAGTCATTTTACCAGACCTCTGCGGTACAtttctcatctctgcttgagcCTAGCGGTTTGAGGCTTCCTTAGCTGTTAccagcaaaacacatttaaatctcAAACTGGTCAAATTACACTGCAAGTTATGCATGCTTTGCCAGTGGAGAACAATGTAGAATAAAAAGGCGATACCtgtagttcatttattttaatcccTGAtccttttttttactgttgttaaaacaACCCTGTTGTGCTATATAAGTAAACTACTCTTAAATTGCCTGTAGATTCCTGATACATAAGGTACGCTGTAAGTCTTTCTgtcaaacttttgtttttttcttgataCTTGAGCTTCATgacacatgttttttttacctgttacTTACTCTTGTGGTTTGTGTTTGACAAGCTCAAATTCACCAGTGCAAGTTGTGtctaaataaaatacaaaacacggTATGCTGTACTGACGGATTGCCTTTTTGAAAATAGTTCATGCGTCAGTCAGTACCTCTGTGGTTTTAACTGTAACCTTTTCTGCTGGTGACACAGTCTAACAGTGGCTGAAAGAATAAACAAGTCCTTACATGTTATATCCCACTTCAACAGCAGTAGAAGTTACACAGTAAAAAACTGAGATTAAacttatattaaaatataaaataagtgATTCCCCACTACTGTAGCTCTGACAATGTGACCAAAAAGGAACTCTCCATGGGCAGAGGGttggagaaaaaataacataaaattagaaaaaaaaagacagctttAATTCTCCATGAGATCAACTGTAAAGTGTTCCCACCTTTACATTTAAGTTTGTGTGTATTATTTATATGTGCTTCCAGGGTTCCAACAGTGAAGTAGTCCCAGCAGCAGAAGCAACAGAGCCACCACCACAATGGTGAACACCATCCTTGAGAAGAGGTAACTGTGACAGGAGTCATCTGAGGAGGGACGAGGCTCTCTGTCAAGTTCTGCAAAGACAACAAAGAGTATGTGCcataaaactattaaaacataTGCAGTGTTTGTCAATGTGTCCCTGATGGATTGTGCAAAGGACAAATTCGTTGTGCCCCCAAATATTCTGTAACCAATAAAAGTAAATTACATCATCCAGAGCTTTGTAATTGCAAAACCAGAACAATAGCTTTTACGTAGGAAACTGTAGGGTGTCAggggttatttttttaaaaatagataaagAGACAAGGAAGACATACAACACCATAATCCATCTGGGCAGATGTCACGCTGTggggagaaaataaataaacatatactATATGTATGTCTCACCTCTGACAGCCATCCAGCTGACTGGTGATTCTCCAACATCAAAGATATTACACTTGTAGAGTCCTTCATCAGACTTGGAGACACTGTGGATGGTCATCTCTCCTGTAGAGCTGCTCCTGATGAGGACGCCATCTTTATAGAAATCAGCTGTGAGATTGGAGGAAGCTTCTTTGGTTCTGCAGTGCAGAGTGACAGCGTCTCCCTCCATCACAGGAAGGACAGGACTCTCCAGGATCACTGAACCAGCTGAACAACACAGGCATGCTATCTTATACTGAAAGAATACTGTGTGAAGATCAGTATAAGCCTCATCTCTCTGGTAAGACTTTATTGAAAGACAATCTGATAGATTTAGATGTTTTACAGAGACTTAAACGTACCAGTGACAGTGATGTTGACACTGTTACTTCTCCCTCCTTCTTTAGTCTGACACCAGTACTCTCCACTTTCTGATGGATAGGCATTTCTAATGGCACAGAGGGATCCTGAGTACATCCTCCACTTGGCAGCACATGTGGTAAATTCTCCCTTCACCTTTCTTACAACTTCCCATCCAGCTGAGCCATTAACACTCTCACAATTAAAAGAGACAGACTCATATTCAAAGAGCTGCAGTCTGGATGGAACAATACGAGAAAAAGCTGCAtctgagacagaaacagaagaaacaaagattttgcaaggtgtttgtattttgaaattatATTTGTTAGTTGGCTGTTGTTCTAAAATTAATCTTTAATCATGCTGCTACAAGGCCACACAACAAATCTCAAAGAAATCTCTCTGAATTTGATTTTGTAGGAAAGATCCAGAAAAAAAACGTGTTTCTGAGCATTACTTGCATGAAGTTGCGCCACCAGCAGCATCAACACATTTGTTGCTGATGAGGAAAAGGAAGACAgcaaaaaatacttttgttaGAGCTGTTATTATGGCTGGTAGATCGAGTTTCTAATTTCCAactactttttggaaaaattacagaaaacagagtgagactcAGTACTTACACAGTCTGAAGCAGAGAGCTGTGACCTccatgttgccttgctgctgacTGTCTGAGAAGCACGTAGACTTATGATGTGAGTTAGaacttcctcttcctgtgtAGTGTAGTGTTACAAACAGAGGCAAAGGTGTTCtgaggctaaaaaaaaaggtcataggtATGTGAGGGAGGGAAATTCTGTTGGCTTTCTACCATAAAGCATGGTGATAATAATGCtctggggctgttttgctgcCAGTGGAGTTGTTGCGTGATGGAAAGTGTACAGAATAACAAAATGTGAAGATTACCTCAGAGTTCTGAAGGACAATATCAAGCTATCAGTCTTACTGCTTGTTACAACAGAACAATGACCTTGAAAGATTGGGTTTGGGGATGGCTGTATCTACAGTTGAATGTTGGTACTATGAAGCACACAGTCAGATAATGATGTCTGGGTAGCAGTTGATGAGCTAAATTCAGAATAAATCTTGTGAACAGTCTAAGTGAGTGTTCATACTgcaatacatacatacattagttgagacatacaacataTATATTTGGATCCTAAGAGTGATTTGTATTTTCCACTAATGATGCTTCTTTAGAATGTCTTTTTCTTGTAAGTGacctatccaccttattttcagaCACGacagtaaatagtgatcaacttccgtgtttttgtgcgtgacttccggtcagccgctttccctcatgctttcccttaccggagctgacggtgcaagctaatttttatcaattgtttatgttagtcaatcacttagttagttagttagtctgtgtattttatatagtgtgcccacgtttccgttatccAGTAATTGCCggtaaaaataattccctctaaacgcaaataaatcgcacgtcaatcaaaaactataaatcaaaaaagcacaatctatcccgagtgagacaaactgcttgatccccgtctccagtgtaccagcagagaatctgcagaaccgaatcagtgaaaaaacacaccgggctacacagcctctctagctgagcagctgaagctgtggctcgcaccctcgacacacagacacacagacggtgcttctgcatgccagccaaacgtgtgcgcaactgtgagaaataaatatgtgaggtgtacactgcttttctatctcctttttccttttcttttctttctttttttctttctttctttctttctttctgtcagcgacatacactcctcccatactactccagttagctcaatcatgttgtaactaagacatccgctggaaaaaatatttttttcacggaccgtttattgagttattgagttattacagacactgctaatggctaacggctaacagctaacagttagcccagctaatctacgataaccatgtttttaattacaaaacgtgcacacagaaataggaatgtttgttcaatcattgtttttctagactttacaaacatcagattagtctaaacggtgatatagtgacgtgaaaaatgtgatagcTAATctcaacaaggtaaacaacaaggcgattcccatttacacagtggtcaagagtgttggaccggaagtgtcgcacaaaaaaacggctggttgcgttctgttttgcctctgtgtttccgtgaaaaataaggtcaATAGGGGACGTAACATTTTACAACTGTCTACTGTTTACTCGAATCAGTGGGGTCAGTGTTTTGTTGTCTTTCTTCTATGAATTGACTCTTGTGGAGGTAAAATTTGTAAAGGTAAAGGTCAAATTTAGGTTTAATATCAATCAAGCAAGTCGATAAAAAGTAAGGAAACAAAGTAATACCTGAGACAACAAACTCCTTTCTGTGGTATTTGGTGTTCCACAAGGGCCAATCCTCGGTCATCTGCTTTTTTGGCATAGTTTTGCCCTCAGGACACATTATTAACCATCAGAGGTTTAGTGGTGGATACCACCAatttttttcaactttattaACCATAACCTTTGTATTTAGATCCACAAATTTCACCGGTAACCAAGCTCTTCAGTTATTTCAATCAATGCCTTTAAAACCATCCATAATCTTTTTTTGGTGTGAATTGGGACCATGAAAAGTCATGCTGCATTGGTTAGTAGCAATCCCTATTTGTGCACTGTAGTCACAGTGATTTCAGGAGTGTATCATTTCTGTGTGTTCAGATTTGAGTTGAGTTTTTACTCTGAGAAGAAGAGATGGGTGCAAAGCACAAAGGTAATATTTTTAATTCTAATCCACGTAGAGCACTGGCACGCTGGTTCCCAGGAAATGACCCACCAGCAAAAGAGATCGGGTCAGTGCTGGGTATAATGATATAAACCACTGTAGCAGGGGTCAGTATTACTACGGGTTCTACTCGGCACAAACGGTGGCACACTTTTCTATCAACTTAGATTTTCTTTGCTCATAAACTTGCtttcacaacacaaacattCTTCTAACTCTTCGCTCTTCTGCCACCTTGCTGGGTGATTCCCACAGGGTCTATAGTCCAGTTAATAACACAAACTCAAAGTACAGCTTTCCCATTTTCCCCAAGCTCCAGCATGTGTGTGCCTACCTTTGGTCCAGCATGCTACTGCATATGAAGAGAGAATGTAATTAGCCAACAGGTAAGACCTGCACCAATTAAAACCTTGGCACTGCTCCCACAAGCCACTCCCACCCATCGTTCCCTTGCAGCTAAGCCCCAACTACACCCCACTACCACAAATACTATTTACAATCGCTGCTTGTATGTAGCATGTTAAACATACTTTGCCAATAACCTTATTAACTGACTGATAGTCATCAGTTTCTTGTGAATTAAACTATAGAGAATTTGATTTCCAATTTGATGTCTGATTAAAAATGCCAGTGGCAAATGCTATTGCTCAGCTTTTGTACCCTAACTCCCTTCACATATTGCTGTCATGAAAACATGGTTATAATGGTTAATAATTTACACGTGGTTGCACTGACCTATACTTTCtgtcacagagagagagtgttGTTACCGCCTTTTACAAGATCCAGTTTCAGGTGCAAGTTTTTTCCAGACTGTTGAGGACTTACTTTAGAGTTCAAGAACAGTGCACCTGGCAAAGAAAAGTAACTTGGGGTCAAGTTAATTTGCCCAGTGGTATCATGTTTGAATGCTCTTAAACTGAATGTTGAGGAGGATGAAATTTCTGTATGACAGTACTACATCATGAGCTCACTGGGTTAGCTGGTTTGCATAGTGTGACTGTGGTGTGTATGTGGTTTTAATATAATATCAAAACCTTCTGTAAGAATcctgctgtctctgttttttattaAGCAACATTTTTCATAAATAAAGGAAATAATTTTACGATCATAAAGTAATGTGGGACCATGCAGTAACTTCTCAGTATTATATCTGACCACAACTGAGGGAGCACACAAAGGGTAATGTTGAAGGAAAGACTCATGAAGACAGTAGTCagtatttatctttttatgaGCACATTATCTTGAAGATTATTGTCAAGTTACTCACTATTATTAGTGTTAAACTTTTATGGAGCAATTGGTATCAACATTTATAGCATGCTGAATATTAGCTGGTTTTAATATCCAAGAAAAGACTGCAGGGCAGACAGGGATCTTTGGGTTTATTTCATGAAGGATATATTGTACAGACGAGGATTTACTGGCAGATAATGGCAGAAAAGAATCAAAGattaatagaaaataataataataataataataataataatgaaaacatcTTAAAGAACAGTTCAGAAATGTTAGTAtgacagaaaaggaaaaaatataccataaaacatcaaacattCAAAAATTTGGGAAAAAATCAGCTAActggtttaatttattttgaagaaagGTGAAAATTTCTACAAAACTATGTTTGTTATTAATGCTTTTTTTGATAGACAAGTGTCTATTAGGGAGAGGCCAACTTCAGATGATCCTCAGNgctttacagcatacaacatccctctgtccttatgaccctcacagcagataaggaaaaactccccaaaaaaaccctttaacgggaaaaaaacgatagaaacctcaggaagagcaactgaggagggaaaGTTGATAGACAAGTGTCTATTAGGGAGAGGCCAACTTCAGATGATCCTCAGCTGAGGTCATTGGCCTAATTTCATTATTGCCTGGGTCAGATAAAATGCAGGATGTATCTGTTGCTGAATAAACTGGTCAACTCAAAGACTACCTCCTGTGTTTTTAGGTCCATCTTGTCTTCATCCACCTTCTCTTACTGAAGTGTCTTCTTATTGTCCTCTCACTGACTCCTGACCTTCTACAGCTGTAGTTTCAGTTGGTCCATCTGTTCtttatgatttctttttttttttgctcctaAACTTCTTCCTCTCTATCACCCATCGCCTGCTGTACTGGCTGTCCAGTACTGGCTGTCCGTTAATGAGctgtttttcatgtttcttGCTCCATTTGACATGGGGGTCCTGTTTTGTCACTCTCTTCTTGTATCTTCCTCACATCACTCTATACATCTCCTGCTGGCGGCTGGTCTGGTTTTCTTATTTCATCCTTAACTGACGGAGTGCTTGAGTCTTCTTCTATGGTTGGCATATCCTTCTCTCTATCTCCGCCATTGGGATTGTTCTCTGGCTGATCTTCAGTTTGCTGCTGGGCATGCGTTTCTCTGTTTGGTGGACAGGGAGGTTCTGTTTCTTTAATCATCGTGTCAGTCTCTTCCTCAGGTTTTCTCCCTCCTGCTGCCTGTGGTTCatcttgttttggttttccCTCAGTTGGAGCCTGATCGGCCTCCATTTTTCTGGTTCAAATTATTCTGTACCTCTGCTTCTGTGGGCTGACCTGTTTGTCCATCAGTGTTTACTTTTACAAGTGTTGtgtcctcccctccttctcccctGTTATGATTCTGGCCTTTGGGTCGTTCTCCGTCTGCTGGACCCTGAGTTTCTTTTTCTATAAGATTGTTCTCATCGTTTTCTGTCTTCTCTGAATTATTCTctgttcctcctcctgctgctgttgcttcATCAGTTGCTGTCGAATGACTTCGTTTTGGTTCTTCATCAGTTGGACCTTCaccatctgttttgttttttgtgagttttgttGTGTCCTCCACTTCATCTCTTCCGTTACTGTTCTGTATTTGGtgtccctcttcctctgcttGACGTGGAGTGTTCTTTTCCTCAGTTataatttttttctcagtctccCCCTCATTctttttccc
Proteins encoded in this region:
- the LOC126403849 gene encoding low affinity immunoglobulin gamma Fc region receptor II-b-like, whose protein sequence is MEVTALCFRLSTNVLMLLVAQLHANAAFSRIVPSRLQLFEYESVSFNCESVNGSAGWEVVRKVKGEFTTCAAKWRMYSGSLCAIRNAYPSESGEYWCQTKEGGRSNSVNITVTAGSVILESPVLPVMEGDAVTLHCRTKEASSNLTADFYKDGVLIRSSSTGEMTIHSVSKSDEGLYKCNIFDVGESPVSWMAVRELDREPRPSSDDSCHSYLFSRMVFTIVVVALLLLLLGLLHCWNPGSTYK